In Uranotaenia lowii strain MFRU-FL chromosome 2, ASM2978415v1, whole genome shotgun sequence, one genomic interval encodes:
- the LOC129746311 gene encoding 60S ribosomal protein L38, which produces MPKEIKEVKDFLIKARRKDARAVKIKKNENNTKFKIRCSRYLYTLVVQDKEKAEKLKQSLPPGLQVKEVK; this is translated from the coding sequence ATGCCGAAGGAAATTAAAGAAGTGAAAGACTTCCTCATCAAGGCCCGCCGGAAGGATGCCCGTGCCGTCAAGATAAAGAAGAACGAAAACAACACCAAGTTCAAGATCCGCTGCTCCCGGTACCTGTACACCCTGGTCGTGCAGGACAAGGAGAAGGCCGAAAAGCTGAAGCAATCTCTGCCACCGGGCCTGCAGGTCAAGGAAGTCAAGTAG